The stretch of DNA GCTCCTGGGCAATACGCTTTGCAGTGGCTGTAGCAGCGATGCGGCGAGGTTGCGTGTGACCAATAAGGCGACCGCCGTTCATAGTGCCCCTGCCAAGATCTAAACAGATTTTGGGTAATTGGGTTGTTTTGCCCGATCCAGTCTCTCCACAAACAATCACAACCTGATGTGAGCTCAAGGCATCCTTGATGATTTGACGCTGGCCTGATACCGGCAACTCCTCCGGAAAGCGAATCTCTAGCTGTCGAAGGGTGTTGGAAGCAGGCACACTCATGGAGCTTGCTTTGGGTTTTTGTTGGTTTAATGGCTCTTGCACCCTATAATTTTCTCACTATGCCAACAAATGCACCGAATCCCAGCTCAAATGCCGAAGAATCCAGCTCTAACTTTCCTTTTGTAGGATGGTTGCGTGACGTTGCGCCCTATATCCACAGCTTCCGTGAGAAGACCTTTGTCATTGCCTTTGCTGGTGAGCTAGCTCAAGAAATTGGCCTAGAAAATCTGATTGAAGATATCGCCATGCTGCACGCCATGGGCATGCGCATTGTTCTGGTTCATGGCATACGCCCTCAAATTGAAGAGCAGTTAATGCTCCGCAATATTAAGAGTCAATTTGGTCAAAGCGCAATGCATAGCTATCGGATTACCGATGCTGCTGCCCTAGAATGCGTCAAAGAAGCTGCTGGTGAATTACGCTTGGATATCGAGGCAGCATTTAGCCGGGGATTACCCAACACTCCGATGGCAGGCTCACGAATCTCTGTGATCTCGGGTAACTTTATTACAGCAATGCCTGTAGGCGTTGTTGAGGGAATTGATTACATCCATACTGGCTTAGTGCGTAAAGTGGATTCCACCTCTATTAAGCTCTCACTCGACAGCAATAAGATCGTGCTGCTCTCACCATTGGGATTCTCGCCAACTGGTCAAGTATTTAATCTCGCTTTTGAGGATGTAGCTGCATCTACTGCTGCAGCACTCAAAGCAGATAAATTGATCTTCTTAAGTCCTTATGCAGGCTTGAAAGATGAGGAAGATGACTTCATCACTGAACTCTCAATGCCCCAACTTCAAGAATACGTAGCCCAACATCCAGAGCTTGACCTAGGCATGAAAAGTTTGTTGAATATTTCTGGCAGAGCTATTCGTGCTGGCGTAAGTCGGGTGCACTTTCTGCCTTGCAACCAAGATGGTGCGCTGCTGGAAGAGCTCTTTACTCATGATGGTATTGGCATGATGCTGGCCTCATCTGATATTGAGAATTTGCGTGAAGCTAATCAAGATGACGTTGGTGGCATTCTGCAGCTTACTAGCCCGCTGGAAGAAGAAGGCATTTTGGCTGCACGAGGTCAAGATGTCATTGAGCGTGATATTCAACGCTTCTCTGTGATTGAGCATGACCGCGTTCTCTTTGGATGCGCAGCCCTCTTCCCATTCCCGAATGGCGTAGGTGAACTTGCTTGTCTCGCAGTAGATCCTGATGTTCAAGGCTCAGGCGATGGAGA from Polynucleobacter duraquae encodes:
- the argA gene encoding amino-acid N-acetyltransferase; translated protein: MPTNAPNPSSNAEESSSNFPFVGWLRDVAPYIHSFREKTFVIAFAGELAQEIGLENLIEDIAMLHAMGMRIVLVHGIRPQIEEQLMLRNIKSQFGQSAMHSYRITDAAALECVKEAAGELRLDIEAAFSRGLPNTPMAGSRISVISGNFITAMPVGVVEGIDYIHTGLVRKVDSTSIKLSLDSNKIVLLSPLGFSPTGQVFNLAFEDVAASTAAALKADKLIFLSPYAGLKDEEDDFITELSMPQLQEYVAQHPELDLGMKSLLNISGRAIRAGVSRVHFLPCNQDGALLEELFTHDGIGMMLASSDIENLREANQDDVGGILQLTSPLEEEGILAARGQDVIERDIQRFSVIEHDRVLFGCAALFPFPNGVGELACLAVDPDVQGSGDGERLLKRVEMRAKREGIKKLFVLTTRTEHWFLKRGFKRASVDDLPEERKQIYNWDRKSMVLTKDL